A section of the Hevea brasiliensis isolate MT/VB/25A 57/8 chromosome 17, ASM3005281v1, whole genome shotgun sequence genome encodes:
- the LOC110650285 gene encoding ninja-family protein AFP3 produces the protein MDEVSEKKKVEETELSLKQNNGQPKYLLKRFSPQENPKETTQLSTQEIKQEKLDINLGLSLGGIYSEKSSGKPLTRSSSIIGVLTPKKDHQELDSPLPKTFRSLSRSCSVPTEAEQEQRKASLMALARRRIESTQRFMGERSKKEDPEQQKSPAREPMPSSPSKVAAWAAASAAKSPALCRALVQIKRQFALYGNRKLEGQEDSAAEKGASHSKSLPMQNDAESKVMLRTISNGNPVKVEETKLENPSKKVKLVNNGFQDNGVDVMKQMPSVTTTGDGPNGKKIVGFLYKYRKGQVSIVCVCHGSSLSPAEFVKHAGGKDVPNPMKHITVCSSFSF, from the exons ATGGATGAAGTTTCTGAGAAAAAGAAGGTTGAAGAAACCGAACTTTCCCTCAAGCAAAACAATGGGCAACCAAAATACCTTTTGAAGAGATTCTCACCACAAGAGAATCCCAAAGAAACTACCCAATTGAGCACTCAAGAAATTAAACAAGAAAAACTAGACATCAATCTTGGACTCTCTTTGGGTGGCATTTACAGTGAAAAATCCAGTGGAAAACCTCTAACTAGATCATCATCCATCATTGGGGTGCTGACCCCGAAGAAGGACCATCAGGAGCTTGATTCTCCATTGCCTAAGACCTTCCGTTCATTGTCAAGGTCTTGCTCCGTGCCTACTGAGGCAGAGCAAGAGCAGAGGAAGGCAAGTCTGATGGCTTTGGCAAGGAGGAGAATTGAGTCTACTCagagattcatgggggagaggaGTAAGAAGGAAGACCCCGAGCAGCAAAAATCTCCAGCTAGAGAACCAATGCCATCTTCACCGTCTAAAGTAGCTGCCTGGGCTGCTGCTTCTGCTGCTAAGAGCCCTGCCTTGTGTCGTGCCCTTGTTCAGATCAAGAGGCAGTTCGCTTTGTATGGCAACAGAAAACTTGAAG GACAAGAAGATTCAGCTGCAGAGAAGGGTGCTAGCCATTCAAAATCATTGCCAATGCAGAACGATGCAGAATCCAAGGTGATGTTGAGGACAATTTCAAATGGAAACCCAGTCAAGGTAGAAGAAACCAAGCTTGAGAATCCATCAAAAAAAGTTAAACTTGTGAACAATGGATTTCAAGATAATGGGGTGGATGTGATGAAACAGATGCCTAGTGTGACAACTACTGGAGATGGCCCAAATGGAAAGAAAATAGTAGGGTTTCTGTACAAGTACAGGAAAGGTCAAGTGAGCATAGTGTGTGTTTGCCATGGCAGCTCTCTCTCTCCAGCAGAATTTGTCAAGCATGCTGGTGGAAAGGATGTCCCAAACCCAATGAAGCACATCACTGTCTGTTCCTCTTTCTCCTTTTAG